The genomic window AGTGCCGCGACCCCCAACGAGGGCAAGACCCTCGCGGTCGAGATCGACGGCCGGCGCTTCTCGCGCATCCCGCTCCGCACCCACGTGGTGACGGCCGACGACGACATCGTCGAGGTCGTCACCCGGTACACGGCGGGGCAGCTGCAGGAGGGCGACCTGCTCTTCGTGACGGAGAAGATCGTCGCGATCTCGCAGGGCCGCTCCTTCCCGATGGAGGACATCGAGCCGCGCCGGCTCGCGACCTTCCTGTCGAAGTACGTGACGAAGACCTCGTTCGGCATCGGCCTGGGCATCCCGGAGACGATGGAGATGGCGCTCCGCGAGTGCGGCACCCCCCGCATCCTCTTCGCCGCCGGCGTCTCCGCCGTCACGAAGCTGTTCGGCCGCACGGGCGACTTCTACCGCGTCGCCGGGCCCAAGGCCCGCGGCATCGACGGTCCGACCGCGCACACCATCCCGCCCTACAACCAGCAGGTCGTGCTCGTGCCCGAGAACCCGCGCGGCGTCGCCGCCGAGCTGCAGAGGGCGCTGCCGGTGGCGGTCGACGTGGCGGTGGTCGACATCAACGACCTCGGCGGCAACATCCTCGGCTCGACGGTCTCCGCCGAGCGCGAGCGCCAGCTGGTGCGCATCCTCAAGGACAACCCGCTCGGTCAGGGCCACGAGAGCACGCCGCTCGGCATCGTCCGCCCCGCATGAGCCTCGCGCGCTCCAGCGCGGTCATCGCCGTCGGCACCCTGGCCTCGCGCGCCAGCGGTCTGCTGCGCACCGTCGTGCTCGTCGCGGCGATCGGTGCGATCGGGCAGGCGAGCGACGCCTTCGCGACGGCGAACCAGCTCCCCAACGCGCTGCTCATGGTCATCTCCACGGGCCTGCTCACCGGCGTGATCGTGCCCCACGTCGTGGCGGTGAGCGCGCAGCCGGACGGCGGGCGCGCCGTGCTGCCGAAGCTGCTGACGATGGGGGTCGTGCTGCTGCTCGCGATCACCGTGGTCGCCACCCTCCTCGCCCCCGCGCTCGTGGTCCTCTTCGCGGCGAAGTTCAGCCCCGAGCAGCAGGCGCTCGCGACGGCCTTCGCCTACTGGTGCCTGCCTCAGTTGTTCTTCTACGGCATGTTCGCCCTCATGGGCGAGACGCTCAACGCGCGCGGCATCTTCGCCCCGTACGCCTGGGCGCCGATCGTCAACAACGTCGTCTCGATCGCCGGGTTCGCGGTCGTGATCGCGATCTTCGGAGCCGATCGCACCGATCTGGACCAGTGGGGGCCCGCGGGCATCGCCGCCCTCGCCGGCACGGCCACGCTCGGCATCATCGCGCAGACCCTGCTGCTGCTGGCCTTCTGGCGCCGCACGGGGGTGCCGCTGCGATTCGACTTCCAGTGGCGAGGCATGGGGCTGCGCGGGCTGGGTCTCCGGGCCGGCTGGACGTTCGCGACCATGCTCATCGGCCTCTCGGCGGGCATCGTGCAGCAGCAGCAGATCTCGGAGGTCTCCGGGGACGACGCCTCCGTGTTCGTCTGGCAGAACGCCTGGCTGGTGTACATGCTCCCGTACTCGCTCATCGTGCTCTCGATCGGAACCCCGTACTTCACGCGCATCAGCGAGCACGCCACCGCGGAGCGGCACGAGGAGCTGCGCGCCGACGTCGATCGCGCGATCCGTGTGCTGGGGCTCTTCATCGTCGTGGCGGCCGCGGCCGTGATCGCGGCGGCGGCCCCGGCGGCGCGCATCTTCACGAACAACACCGCGGACGCCCTCGCCTCCGCGCCGGTGCTCATCGCCTTCCTGTTCGCGCTCACCCCCATGGCCGTGCTCTTCGTCGTGCAGCGCACCTTCTACGCGTACGGCGACACCCGCACCCCGTTCTGGTTCACGCTCGTCCAGGGCTCCCTCGTGGTGGTGCTGACCTTCGTCGCGGTCGCCCTCGCCAGCGATGCGACGCTCACCGCCGCGGTCGCCGCGGGCCAGACGATCGCGGGCATCGCCCAGCTGGCGCTCGCCTCCTGGCTGCTGCGACGCCGCATCGGCCCCTTCGGTCTCGGGCGGGCGCTCGGGGCGCTGGGCCGCTTCGCGGTCGCCGCACTCCCGGCCGGCGCGGCGGGCTACGGCGTCTACCTTCTCAGCGGGGGTGCGAACGGGTGGATGCTCGCCGACAAGCTCTTCGGGGCGCTGGGAACGCTCGTCATCGGC from Microcella daejeonensis includes these protein-coding regions:
- a CDS encoding coenzyme F420-0:L-glutamate ligase encodes the protein MTATPSAATPNEGKTLAVEIDGRRFSRIPLRTHVVTADDDIVEVVTRYTAGQLQEGDLLFVTEKIVAISQGRSFPMEDIEPRRLATFLSKYVTKTSFGIGLGIPETMEMALRECGTPRILFAAGVSAVTKLFGRTGDFYRVAGPKARGIDGPTAHTIPPYNQQVVLVPENPRGVAAELQRALPVAVDVAVVDINDLGGNILGSTVSAERERQLVRILKDNPLGQGHESTPLGIVRPA
- the murJ gene encoding murein biosynthesis integral membrane protein MurJ codes for the protein MSLARSSAVIAVGTLASRASGLLRTVVLVAAIGAIGQASDAFATANQLPNALLMVISTGLLTGVIVPHVVAVSAQPDGGRAVLPKLLTMGVVLLLAITVVATLLAPALVVLFAAKFSPEQQALATAFAYWCLPQLFFYGMFALMGETLNARGIFAPYAWAPIVNNVVSIAGFAVVIAIFGADRTDLDQWGPAGIAALAGTATLGIIAQTLLLLAFWRRTGVPLRFDFQWRGMGLRGLGLRAGWTFATMLIGLSAGIVQQQQISEVSGDDASVFVWQNAWLVYMLPYSLIVLSIGTPYFTRISEHATAERHEELRADVDRAIRVLGLFIVVAAAAVIAAAAPAARIFTNNTADALASAPVLIAFLFALTPMAVLFVVQRTFYAYGDTRTPFWFTLVQGSLVVVLTFVAVALASDATLTAAVAAGQTIAGIAQLALASWLLRRRIGPFGLGRALGALGRFAVAALPAGAAGYGVYLLSGGANGWMLADKLFGALGTLVIGLVAVLVYVAVLAVLRVPELRLGIGLLRSRFGR